Part of the Candidatus Neptunochlamydia vexilliferae genome, AGAACTCCAGGGTTTTGGTGCAAGCTTTCGATGCACCAGAAAGTCCCATCTCTGAAATTAAGCGGGGGGAATCTCCCTCTTGAATTTTCTTTAGGTTTTCCTCCGTTTCCCTCTCTTTTTTGGTCTCCACAACAAACTGATAAAGGTTGTAAAGCCCAGGACCCGATAAGATTCTTTCATAGGAAACATGACCAAACTTTTTTCTTAAAAAGCGAAGGAGTTCATCTTCAGTCTCATTTCTCGGTGCAAAATCAGCATGCCCCCCTTCTGACGCAAAAGGGATGTGCCTCTTCCCATCATAGAAAATCCCCCCCTCACCGAGCCCCGTTCCCGCAGAAACCATCGCTTGATTCCCTTCTGCTTCGGGATCTCCAGCGTTGAGGGTGTAAAGCTCATCCTTCTCAAGCATATTGAGGCCATAAGCATTCGCCTCTAAGTCGTTAATCAGCGCAACCTTTTCAATCTGGAGCTCCCCCATAAGAACTTCGCTGTCGACAAGCCACGGAAGGTTGGTCGCCTGACTTTTCCCCTTCTTAACGGGGCCGGCAATCCCAAAACATCCCTTTTTAACAGAGATATCTTCCCCTTTTAGGAAGGTTTTTACAATTGTCTTAAGATTGGGATATTTTTGGCTTGGATATTTTTCATCCTTAAGCTTCACCATTCTCCCTTTTTCTTCTTGGTAAAGGGCAAGGTGCGTTTTCGTGCCGCCAATATCTCCTGCTAAGTATGCCATTCCCCTTTATTACCACGTATACCGATCCTTAGC contains:
- a CDS encoding glucokinase; translated protein: MAYLAGDIGGTKTHLALYQEEKGRMVKLKDEKYPSQKYPNLKTIVKTFLKGEDISVKKGCFGIAGPVKKGKSQATNLPWLVDSEVLMGELQIEKVALINDLEANAYGLNMLEKDELYTLNAGDPEAEGNQAMVSAGTGLGEGGIFYDGKRHIPFASEGGHADFAPRNETEDELLRFLRKKFGHVSYERILSGPGLYNLYQFVVETKKERETEENLKKIQEGDSPRLISEMGLSGASKACTKTLEFFASIYGSEAGNIALKMLALGGIYLGGGIAPKLLTILKRGDFMRSFTEKGRFSKLLEQIPVHVVLNDNTALLGATYYAKHII